One genomic window of Thioclava sp. GXIMD4216 includes the following:
- a CDS encoding ABC transporter ATP-binding protein: protein MLHIDNLSIRFGDVCATHRISLSVAKGETLGIVGESGSGKSMLALATIGLLPAKARATGRILFDGTDLLGLPDKALDAYRGARIGMIFQEPMSALNPAMTIGRQITEGMRLSGLSRAAARSHALGLLDRVQIPQSRARSYPHELSGGQRQRVCIAIALARQPDLLIADEPTTALDTTVQADILDLLDSLRREFGLTMLFISHDLGVINRIADRVMVMYRGTHVETGPTAQVLHAPAQDYTKRLIAALPRRQPPRQPQPRRTAAPQSPAS, encoded by the coding sequence ATGCTCCATATCGACAACCTGTCCATCCGCTTTGGCGATGTCTGCGCCACACACCGGATCTCGCTCTCGGTCGCCAAAGGCGAAACCCTTGGCATTGTCGGGGAATCCGGCTCGGGAAAATCCATGCTGGCTCTGGCAACCATCGGCCTGTTGCCCGCCAAAGCCCGCGCGACGGGGCGCATCCTGTTTGACGGCACCGACCTTCTGGGCCTGCCCGACAAGGCCCTTGATGCCTATCGCGGCGCACGTATCGGCATGATCTTTCAGGAACCGATGAGCGCGCTCAATCCCGCCATGACCATCGGGCGGCAGATCACCGAAGGCATGCGCCTGAGCGGCCTGTCCCGCGCCGCCGCCCGCAGCCATGCGCTCGGGCTGCTCGACCGCGTGCAGATCCCGCAAAGCCGCGCCCGCAGCTACCCGCATGAACTGTCCGGCGGGCAGCGCCAGCGCGTCTGCATCGCCATCGCCCTTGCCCGCCAGCCGGACCTGCTGATCGCGGACGAACCGACCACCGCGCTGGACACCACCGTGCAGGCCGACATCCTCGACCTGCTGGACAGCCTGCGCCGCGAATTCGGCCTGACCATGCTCTTCATCTCGCATGATCTGGGCGTTATCAACCGCATAGCCGACCGCGTGATGGTGATGTATCGCGGCACCCATGTCGAAACCGGCCCCACCGCGCAGGTGCTGCACGCCCCCGCACAAGACTATACAAAACGCCTGATCGCCGCCCTGCCCCGCCGCCAGCCCCCCCGCCAGCCCCAGCCCCGCCGCACCGCGGCCCCGCAAAGCCCCGCCTCATGA
- a CDS encoding ABC transporter ATP-binding protein: MTLLRLHRLTRHYGETPALSAVDLQLAQGEILGLVGASGSGKSTLARIVMALDSPSSGEVHLAGRNLFALPPKALRAARADMQMVFQDPYSSLDPRRKIGTSVAEPLHLRPLPRAERNARIAQALTEVGLAPEDAEKYPHQFSGGQRQRIAIARALILRPKLLVADEPTSALDLAVQAQILDLLRHLRDSHGLAILLVTHNLAVVEALCDRVAVMQAGRIVETGPTAQVLEAPTHPYTQRLMAAELPLTP; this comes from the coding sequence ATGACCCTGCTGCGCCTGCATCGCCTGACCCGCCATTACGGCGAGACGCCCGCGCTCAGCGCGGTAGACCTGCAGCTTGCGCAGGGCGAGATCCTCGGGCTGGTGGGGGCGTCCGGCTCGGGCAAATCGACGCTGGCGCGGATCGTCATGGCGCTCGATTCCCCCAGCTCGGGCGAGGTGCATCTGGCGGGTCGCAATCTCTTCGCCCTGCCGCCCAAGGCCCTCAGGGCCGCGCGCGCCGATATGCAGATGGTCTTCCAGGACCCCTATAGCTCGCTCGATCCGCGCCGCAAGATCGGCACCAGCGTGGCCGAACCGCTGCATCTGCGCCCCCTGCCCCGCGCCGAACGCAATGCCCGCATCGCGCAGGCCCTGACCGAGGTCGGGCTGGCCCCCGAAGATGCCGAGAAATACCCCCACCAGTTTTCCGGTGGCCAGCGGCAGCGCATCGCCATTGCCCGCGCCCTGATCCTGCGCCCGAAACTGCTGGTCGCGGACGAACCCACCTCGGCCCTCGATCTGGCCGTGCAGGCCCAGATCCTCGACCTGCTGCGCCACCTGCGCGACAGCCACGGCCTTGCCATCCTGCTGGTCACCCATAACCTTGCTGTGGTGGAGGCGCTCTGCGACCGCGTGGCGGTGATGCAGGCGGGGCGCATCGTGGAAACCGGCCCGACCGCGCAGGTGCTGGAGGCCCCGACCCACCCCTATACGCAACGGCTCATGGCCGCAGAACTGCCCCTAACGCCCTGA
- a CDS encoding ParB/RepB/Spo0J family partition protein, translated as MAKRRKLIAPSADDLSRLEDEFRRETSSRAFTAAPIAQVAAETASSYDPRPAEDRERAARDRNDAESFRQKTEAGLVMLEIPLAEIDADALVRDRVVLDAEDMQELQMSIAANGLRLPVEVYPLAEDGRGFRYGLLSGYRRLRAVQALQELTDKPQYATIRAVLRDPEAMGGTFAAMIEENEIRANLSHFERGRIAVIASQQGAFINVEAAVDALFPMASKGKRSKIRSFALIFEELGDMLRFPEMMKERDGLKLAAALRGGAEARLRDLLAQREPESAADEAEMVQEALAQLEPVEADPARGGRPKKPAPRAEKAREVRKLTSGVTLRSVPEQSGWSIRIEGGPVDGEMVDALLAKLAYWLESPQ; from the coding sequence ATGGCTAAACGGAGAAAACTGATCGCGCCGAGTGCTGATGATCTGAGCCGTCTGGAAGACGAGTTTCGCCGCGAAACCTCCTCGCGGGCCTTTACGGCGGCCCCGATCGCGCAGGTCGCGGCGGAGACGGCCAGTTCCTATGACCCGCGTCCGGCAGAGGATCGTGAACGGGCCGCGCGCGACCGTAACGATGCGGAAAGCTTCCGCCAGAAGACCGAAGCCGGACTGGTGATGCTGGAGATTCCGCTGGCCGAGATTGATGCGGATGCGCTGGTGCGCGACCGTGTCGTGCTGGATGCGGAAGACATGCAGGAATTGCAGATGTCGATTGCCGCCAACGGGTTGCGCCTGCCGGTCGAGGTCTATCCGCTGGCCGAGGACGGGCGTGGTTTCCGTTATGGGCTGTTGTCGGGGTATCGACGTTTGCGCGCTGTGCAGGCGTTGCAGGAGCTGACCGACAAGCCGCAATACGCAACGATCCGTGCCGTCTTGCGCGACCCCGAGGCGATGGGCGGCACCTTTGCCGCGATGATCGAGGAAAACGAGATCCGCGCAAATCTTAGCCATTTCGAACGGGGCCGGATTGCCGTGATTGCCAGCCAGCAGGGCGCGTTTATCAATGTGGAGGCGGCGGTGGATGCGCTGTTTCCGATGGCATCGAAAGGCAAGCGGTCGAAAATCCGGTCTTTCGCGCTGATCTTCGAAGAGCTGGGCGATATGCTGCGCTTCCCCGAGATGATGAAGGAGCGTGACGGGCTGAAACTGGCCGCGGCATTGCGCGGCGGGGCGGAGGCGCGGCTGCGCGATCTGCTGGCGCAGAGAGAGCCGGAGAGCGCCGCGGACGAGGCGGAGATGGTGCAGGAGGCGCTGGCCCAGCTTGAGCCGGTCGAGGCCGACCCTGCGCGCGGAGGCCGCCCGAAAAAGCCTGCGCCACGGGCCGAGAAGGCGCGGGAGGTGCGCAAGCTGACAAGCGGGGTCACGCTGCGCTCTGTGCCGGAGCAATCGGGCTGGTCGATCCGGATCGAGGGTGGGCCAGTGGATGGGGAAATGGTCGATGCGCTGCTGGCGAAGCTGGCCTACTGGTTGGAAAGCCCGCAATAG
- a CDS encoding AAA family ATPase produces MASKSGNGSRTDLPPYFNIDPEEAAEKLSASIDTARFARAAAFASRGRDDLARRGYAPDGKKRLRKFSIWEICKYLIPVAPAHLRRVLKANPELPQGDGDSGSKWFTLEDILILREHFAEEGAQNRQYKPWRPEGLPAKVVAVANFKGGVGKTTTAAHLAMSAALDGYKVLVIDLDSQGSMTSVMGGQVADEWQTAFPLLARDYATALQAENRIREAGGQPTYALDETLKEALEVSPRNLIQKTHWPNIDLIGAQLNLYWAEFQVPVWRMQLRSWPLWDALSNALSDGGILDDYDLVFLDTPPALGYLTINALAAADILLVPLGASFLEFDSTGRFFDMIYSTFASIEDGENRQRRADGLPEIGFEWDAVRAIVTRFDAAQQTDLANVVQAYFGDFMTTYRQEVTAMVGQAGEQVSGIYEIDYRDFNRDTYIRGRETFDRTWAEVKEVILGTWWRDMKLNEAELAGQSEEG; encoded by the coding sequence ATGGCAAGCAAATCTGGAAATGGCAGCCGTACCGATCTGCCCCCGTATTTCAATATAGACCCCGAAGAAGCCGCCGAGAAGCTCTCGGCGAGCATCGACACCGCCCGTTTCGCCCGTGCCGCGGCCTTCGCCTCGCGCGGGCGCGATGATCTGGCGCGGCGCGGCTATGCCCCCGATGGCAAAAAGCGCCTGCGGAAGTTTTCGATCTGGGAAATCTGTAAATATCTTATTCCTGTCGCGCCCGCCCATCTGCGCCGTGTGCTGAAGGCCAATCCCGAATTGCCACAGGGCGACGGGGACAGCGGTTCCAAATGGTTCACGCTGGAAGATATCCTGATCCTGCGCGAGCATTTCGCGGAAGAAGGCGCGCAGAACCGGCAGTATAAACCGTGGCGACCGGAAGGTTTGCCGGCGAAGGTCGTGGCGGTTGCCAATTTCAAGGGCGGCGTCGGCAAAACCACGACTGCCGCGCATCTGGCGATGTCCGCCGCGCTGGACGGCTATAAGGTGCTGGTCATCGACCTTGATAGCCAAGGCTCGATGACTTCGGTGATGGGCGGTCAGGTGGCCGATGAATGGCAGACCGCCTTCCCGCTGCTGGCCCGCGACTATGCCACTGCATTACAAGCCGAAAATCGTATCCGTGAAGCCGGTGGCCAACCGACCTACGCCTTGGACGAAACCCTGAAAGAGGCGCTGGAGGTTTCGCCGCGAAACCTTATCCAGAAGACGCATTGGCCCAATATCGATCTGATCGGGGCGCAGCTCAATCTGTATTGGGCCGAATTTCAGGTCCCCGTCTGGCGGATGCAGCTGCGGAGCTGGCCCCTGTGGGATGCCCTGTCAAATGCCCTGAGCGACGGCGGCATTCTGGATGACTACGATCTGGTCTTTCTCGATACGCCTCCCGCACTTGGGTACCTTACGATCAATGCGCTTGCGGCGGCGGATATTCTGCTGGTGCCGCTTGGAGCGTCTTTCCTTGAATTCGACTCTACGGGCCGGTTTTTCGATATGATCTATTCGACCTTTGCCTCTATCGAGGATGGTGAAAACCGTCAGCGGCGGGCGGATGGTTTGCCGGAGATCGGCTTCGAATGGGATGCTGTGCGGGCGATTGTGACCCGTTTCGATGCGGCGCAGCAGACCGATCTGGCCAATGTGGTGCAGGCCTATTTCGGGGATTTCATGACGACCTACCGTCAAGAAGTGACGGCTATGGTCGGGCAGGCGGGCGAGCAGGTTTCGGGGATCTACGAGATCGATTACCGCGACTTCAACCGCGATACCTATATTCGCGGACGGGAAACATTCGACCGCACCTGGGCCGAGGTGAAGGAGGTGATCCTTGGCACTTGGTGGCGTGATATGAAGCTGAATGAGGCCGAACTGGCGGGCCAGAGTGAGGAGGGCTGA
- a CDS encoding replication initiation protein, with protein sequence MNELDDIPKDHLSGSLRRGAVKKHVAAIHVSGKLTLLQRKLSNVLLLNAYDTLISQQVHRIDARTLCLMIGYNSNDMDTLKQSLRGLAETVAEWDMLDSEGKQEWGISSLLSYAKLKGGVCEYAYSPALAEKLNDPKVFALINLNIQRRFTSGHALALYENCYRFVRTGSTGWWSLDLFRRLMGVADSDYYEVFKHLNAKIIKPAVAEVNKSSNIMVTPEFKKMGRSVTEIRFRIGENPQLAILDLDDGEGLRKSPVYARLLALGVSDRLARQWITEHGEDYVRQKVDYVAGQGAVKNAIGYLSAALKDDYRPERSDKVSPRNPAPDPALAERVKQLTVIRDLAASRTPTQRDADKRLFLSRLEGSERDDFERHGWMSALNAAAIAAFWRELSPDAFEV encoded by the coding sequence ATGAACGAGCTGGATGATATCCCTAAGGACCATTTGAGTGGGTCCTTGCGCCGCGGCGCAGTCAAGAAACATGTGGCGGCGATCCATGTGTCGGGCAAGCTGACGCTCTTGCAGCGCAAACTGTCCAATGTATTGCTGCTCAACGCCTATGACACGCTGATCAGCCAGCAGGTGCACCGCATTGACGCGCGCACCCTGTGCCTGATGATCGGCTATAATTCCAACGACATGGACACGCTGAAGCAGTCGTTGCGCGGGCTGGCCGAGACGGTGGCCGAGTGGGATATGCTCGATAGCGAGGGCAAGCAGGAATGGGGTATCAGCTCGCTTCTGTCCTATGCCAAGCTGAAGGGCGGTGTCTGCGAATATGCCTATTCGCCTGCCTTGGCCGAAAAACTGAATGATCCCAAGGTCTTCGCGCTGATCAACCTGAATATCCAGCGCCGGTTCACCTCTGGCCATGCCTTGGCGCTTTACGAGAATTGCTATCGTTTCGTGCGCACGGGATCGACCGGTTGGTGGAGCCTTGATCTGTTCCGGCGGCTGATGGGCGTGGCCGATAGCGATTATTACGAGGTGTTCAAACATCTGAACGCCAAGATCATCAAGCCTGCCGTAGCCGAGGTGAACAAGTCCTCCAACATCATGGTGACGCCGGAATTCAAGAAGATGGGCCGGTCGGTGACCGAGATCCGTTTCCGCATCGGGGAGAACCCGCAGCTGGCGATCCTTGATCTGGATGACGGGGAGGGGCTGCGCAAAAGTCCGGTTTATGCGCGTCTGTTGGCTTTGGGCGTGTCGGACCGGCTGGCGCGGCAATGGATCACCGAACATGGCGAGGACTATGTGCGCCAGAAGGTGGATTACGTGGCGGGGCAGGGGGCTGTGAAGAATGCCATCGGCTATCTGAGTGCCGCGTTGAAGGATGATTACCGGCCCGAACGCTCGGATAAGGTTTCGCCGCGAAACCCCGCCCCCGATCCGGCGCTGGCCGAGCGGGTGAAGCAGTTGACGGTGATCCGCGATCTGGCCGCAAGCCGCACGCCCACCCAGCGCGATGCCGATAAGCGGCTGTTTTTGTCGCGTCTTGAAGGCAGCGAGCGCGATGATTTCGAGCGTCACGGCTGGATGTCGGCGCTGAATGCGGCCGCTATTGCGGCCTTCTGGCGGGAATTGTCGCCCGATGCATTCGAGGTGTGA
- a CDS encoding AGE family epimerase/isomerase: MDPVAPREMLEVDDTWLENPHHHAWLREDAERQLRFFLASLKGRGRFAVLDHAGQPIPGPQELHTTTRLIHSYSLGLSLGFAEGADMVDAGMGFVWRAHRDAKRGGFFHAVRSGVADGTKKAYGHMFVLLAAASAKRAGHPEADRLLADVAEVLEQRFWDEGAGLFVEDWSEDWAHLDKYRGMNANMHATEAHLAAYEATGEALFLVRAGRLIDVFIRRIAPRYNWRIPEHYSERWEVDRGYEGDPVFRPAGTTPGHSVEWARLVLQYWDLRGRVDEDLPEAARCLVEEALRLAWGRRGGFVYTLDFDGQVDRNARYWWPVCEGIGAISALLKTGTFAGEEWYRRLWAFGEAHLVDQARGGWYPELGADDRPVEGQFKGKPDIYHALQADLLPLAKGVSRLQDGLEARLKG; encoded by the coding sequence ATGGACCCTGTTGCCCCGCGCGAGATGCTGGAGGTTGACGATACGTGGCTTGAAAACCCGCATCATCACGCATGGTTACGCGAGGATGCCGAGCGGCAGCTGCGGTTTTTTCTGGCCTCGTTGAAGGGGCGCGGGCGGTTTGCGGTGCTGGACCATGCGGGGCAGCCGATCCCCGGCCCGCAAGAGCTGCACACCACCACGCGGCTGATCCATTCCTATAGTCTGGGCCTGTCGCTGGGCTTTGCCGAGGGCGCCGATATGGTGGATGCCGGTATGGGGTTTGTGTGGCGCGCGCACCGTGACGCCAAGCGCGGCGGGTTTTTCCATGCGGTGCGCTCGGGCGTGGCGGATGGCACGAAGAAGGCCTATGGCCATATGTTCGTGCTGCTGGCGGCGGCTTCGGCCAAGCGGGCAGGGCATCCCGAGGCGGACCGGCTTCTGGCCGATGTGGCCGAGGTGCTGGAGCAGCGTTTCTGGGATGAGGGCGCGGGGCTGTTTGTCGAGGACTGGTCGGAAGACTGGGCGCATCTGGACAAATATCGCGGTATGAATGCCAATATGCATGCCACCGAGGCGCATCTGGCGGCCTATGAGGCCACGGGCGAGGCGCTGTTTCTGGTGCGGGCGGGGCGGCTGATCGATGTGTTTATCCGCCGCATTGCTCCCCGGTATAACTGGCGGATTCCAGAGCATTATTCCGAGCGTTGGGAGGTGGATCGCGGCTATGAGGGCGATCCGGTGTTCCGGCCTGCAGGCACGACGCCCGGACATTCGGTGGAATGGGCGCGGCTGGTCTTGCAATATTGGGATCTGCGCGGGCGGGTCGATGAGGATTTGCCCGAGGCGGCGCGGTGTCTGGTGGAAGAGGCGCTCCGGCTGGCATGGGGGCGCAGGGGCGGTTTTGTCTATACGCTGGATTTCGACGGGCAGGTGGACCGTAACGCCCGCTATTGGTGGCCAGTATGTGAAGGGATCGGGGCGATATCGGCGCTCCTGAAAACGGGTACCTTTGCGGGCGAGGAGTGGTATCGCAGGCTATGGGCCTTTGGGGAGGCGCATCTGGTGGATCAGGCGCGTGGCGGTTGGTATCCGGAACTCGGGGCGGATGATCGGCCCGTGGAGGGGCAGTTCAAGGGCAAGCCCGATATCTATCACGCGCTACAGGCCGATCTGCTCCCCTTGGCCAAGGGGGTCTCGCGGTTGCAGGACGGGCTGGAGGCCCGCCTGAAGGGCTAG